One Solanum pennellii chromosome 10, SPENNV200 genomic region harbors:
- the LOC107002138 gene encoding uncharacterized protein LOC107002138, which translates to MGLNMAINMDVHELLVLGDSDLLIRQARGEWETRDLKLIPYKQCLENLIKKFKSIEFRYIPRFHNELADALATLASMLPYPGNTYIDPLEIQVRDQHGYCNIIAVEADGEPWYHDIKQFIKARECPLHADRDQKRTIRRLTNGFLLSGDILYKRTPDLNLL; encoded by the coding sequence ATGGGTTTGAATATGGCAATAAATATGGATGTACATGAGCTCTTAGTCTTGGGGGATTCCGACTTGCTCATTCGACAAGCTCGAGGCGAATGGGAAACTCGAGACCTTAAGCTCATACCGTACAAACAATGTTTAGAAAATCTCATCAAAAAGTTCAAGTCCATTGAATTTAGATATATTCCCAGGTTTCACAATGAGTTGGCTGATGCTTTGGCCACCCTAGCATCGATGCTTCCATACCCAGGTAATACCTACATTGACCCGTTGGAAATCCAAGTTAGGGATCAACATGGTTATTGCAATATAATTGCGGTAGAGGCAGATGGTGAGCCTTGGTATCACGACATCAAACAGTTTATAAAAGCTAGAGAATGTCCACTGCATGCTGATAGAGATCAAAAAAGAACTATTAGGCGACTCACCAATGGGTTCCTCTTAAGTGGCGATATCTTATATAAAAGGACTCCGgatttgaatttattatga